The following are encoded in a window of Mycolicibacterium tusciae JS617 genomic DNA:
- a CDS encoding DMT family transporter — translation MVGHGLAVLFALLAALFLAIGIVVRQRATMDVPEEQGVSALMVLTLIRRPLWWAGTGAAVAGFAFQAVALAYGSLLLVQPILVSALLFALPLSARLANRRVTRAEWLWALLLTAALAVFVVLAKTSAGDYEASVPLTAIVAVVCIVAVSACVFVAIRNPGWRRAVLLAVAVGVLFGVVAMLTKLVVHMLTHDGVRAVLTTPAPYLLVVIGIIAVLLQQSAFHAGSLQTSVPTMLVLEPLIAVVLGAVVLGEHMTVNGIKAVAITVALVAMAAATVALGREEGALEAELEAAIAKRER, via the coding sequence TTGGTAGGCCATGGTCTGGCGGTGCTGTTCGCCTTGCTCGCCGCTCTCTTCCTCGCCATCGGCATCGTGGTCCGGCAGCGGGCCACCATGGACGTTCCCGAGGAACAGGGCGTGAGCGCCTTGATGGTGCTGACGCTGATCCGCAGACCGCTGTGGTGGGCCGGCACCGGCGCCGCGGTGGCCGGGTTCGCCTTCCAGGCGGTCGCGCTGGCCTACGGCTCACTGCTACTGGTCCAACCCATACTTGTGTCCGCTCTGCTGTTCGCGCTGCCGCTCAGTGCTCGCCTGGCCAATCGCCGCGTCACCCGCGCTGAGTGGCTGTGGGCGCTGCTGCTCACCGCCGCGTTGGCCGTATTCGTGGTGTTGGCCAAGACCAGCGCCGGCGACTACGAGGCCTCGGTGCCTCTGACGGCGATCGTCGCCGTGGTGTGCATCGTGGCGGTATCGGCGTGCGTGTTCGTGGCGATCCGCAACCCAGGCTGGCGACGGGCGGTGCTACTCGCGGTGGCCGTGGGCGTGCTGTTCGGCGTCGTCGCGATGCTCACCAAGCTCGTGGTGCACATGCTGACCCACGACGGCGTTCGCGCAGTCCTCACCACGCCCGCGCCGTATCTGCTCGTGGTGATCGGGATCATCGCGGTGCTGTTGCAGCAGTCGGCGTTCCATGCGGGATCACTACAGACCTCGGTGCCGACGATGCTGGTACTGGAGCCGCTCATCGCCGTGGTGCTCGGTGCCGTCGTGCTCGGCGAGCACATGACGGTCAACGGCATCAAAGCCGTCGCGATCACCGTCGCCCTCGTCGCGATGGCCGCCGCGACTGTCGCCCTGGGCCGCGAAGAGGGTGCGCTGGAAGCCGAACTCGAGGCCGCTATTGCGAAGCGGGAGCGCTAG
- a CDS encoding STAS domain-containing protein — MAVPILKQGTILIASVQAALSDSDTEQLQHDLMERVSQFRAHGIIIDVTAIDVMDSFAARSLRTIAHMTRLRGANTVIAGLQPEVAFAMVQLGLVFDDMYTALDLEEGLALLNRMLDSRKSTIGRDGAD; from the coding sequence ATGGCAGTACCGATCCTCAAGCAGGGCACAATCCTCATCGCCTCGGTGCAGGCCGCGCTCTCGGACTCCGACACCGAACAGCTCCAGCACGACCTTATGGAGCGCGTCAGCCAGTTCCGCGCACACGGCATCATCATCGACGTCACCGCGATCGACGTGATGGACTCGTTCGCCGCACGATCGCTGCGGACCATTGCGCACATGACCCGGCTGCGCGGCGCCAACACGGTAATCGCGGGTCTGCAACCCGAAGTGGCCTTCGCCATGGTGCAGCTCGGTCTCGTATTCGACGACATGTACACCGCGCTGGACCTGGAAGAGGGTCTGGCGCTGTTGAATCGGATGCTCGACAGCCGCAAGTCGACGATCGGACGCGACGGTGCCGACTGA
- a CDS encoding SpoIIE family protein phosphatase: protein MTDPAEEAFYVQYAAALTAFLESNSEASLAVGHELGRRALSERMSMLGIIENHARLVVEIKQGMPIDPDAPLQFLLQTLAALDVATRGFLDGTRRYEQQRARAQDLADRDEFRDALVNSLQEGFFVADHTGAVVEINDAFSEITGYGAAELPYTPPYPWVADDSEANAKLSALRDGGRTTTETSIRHRDGSLRWAALSISVVTAQGVDRRVYVGTIRDITATRVVADRERAVARLATAVSVSRTVDEILAAALTQSRSRLDTQRLMAVVWPQGDSDPVVHTAGEPRVSKWADLEEDWQRTFDDARDWLPLTVTPVGAAPSAGTTRGFVAVTSGARDVVVCLEHRVPRRVSDEDRQLVMALFGHIGLAMQHVRQFEIARETSLTLQRSLLPASTLPAGSAVRYEPAVPPLEIGGDFYDVLPVGENRIGIIVGDCVGSGLPAAAVMGQLRASTRALLLTGAEPARLLEQLDAVAEFIPDAFCATVFVAIADMDAQTLQYSNAGHVPPVFAAGSAPPELLTGGHSVPLAVQRNEPRPQASRALTAGSTLLLYTDGLVERRDRSIDEQIDRVAEVVSETVDLPVESVADEILRRLAPEGGYDDDVAIVVYRCPPSPLLIDDDADPRRLSDIRHRLAAWLGANDIGEPLVDDIVLVVNEACSNCVEHAYRGRDPGRMRIEAQIRDGSVEIRVVDSGSWKTPPDDPGTRGRGLLLMRTVSDLVDVSGGDDGTSVEMSFQLSNVDRLASAPASQ, encoded by the coding sequence ATGACCGACCCGGCCGAAGAGGCGTTCTACGTACAGTACGCCGCGGCGTTGACCGCCTTTCTTGAGTCCAACTCCGAGGCCAGCCTTGCCGTCGGTCACGAACTCGGCCGCCGTGCGCTCAGCGAGCGGATGAGCATGCTCGGCATCATCGAGAACCACGCGCGACTCGTCGTGGAGATCAAGCAGGGCATGCCGATCGATCCAGATGCCCCTCTCCAATTCCTGCTGCAGACGCTGGCCGCGCTTGACGTGGCCACCCGCGGATTCCTGGACGGCACAAGGCGTTACGAACAGCAACGCGCTCGTGCCCAGGACCTCGCCGACCGCGACGAGTTTCGCGATGCGCTGGTGAATTCGCTGCAGGAAGGCTTCTTCGTCGCCGATCACACCGGGGCCGTCGTCGAGATCAACGACGCGTTCTCCGAGATCACCGGCTACGGCGCTGCCGAGCTGCCGTACACGCCGCCGTACCCGTGGGTGGCCGACGATTCCGAGGCCAACGCGAAGCTGTCTGCGCTGAGGGACGGAGGCAGAACCACCACCGAGACATCGATTCGGCACCGCGACGGATCGCTTCGATGGGCGGCGCTGTCCATAAGCGTCGTGACGGCGCAAGGCGTCGACCGCCGCGTCTACGTGGGAACGATCCGCGATATCACCGCGACGCGCGTCGTGGCGGACCGTGAGCGCGCGGTCGCACGACTGGCCACCGCCGTCAGCGTGTCTAGAACTGTCGATGAGATCTTGGCCGCCGCACTGACTCAATCGCGCTCTCGGCTCGACACGCAACGCCTGATGGCGGTCGTGTGGCCGCAGGGCGATTCCGATCCCGTCGTCCATACGGCTGGCGAACCCCGCGTATCGAAATGGGCTGATCTCGAGGAGGATTGGCAACGCACTTTCGACGATGCCCGCGACTGGTTGCCACTGACCGTCACCCCGGTCGGAGCCGCGCCGAGCGCTGGAACGACGCGCGGGTTCGTGGCCGTGACGTCAGGCGCGCGCGATGTCGTGGTGTGCCTGGAGCACCGTGTTCCGCGCAGGGTCAGCGACGAGGACCGCCAGCTCGTCATGGCGCTGTTCGGTCATATCGGCCTGGCCATGCAACATGTCCGGCAGTTCGAGATCGCGCGCGAGACGTCGCTGACGCTGCAGCGTTCACTACTGCCTGCGAGCACGTTGCCCGCGGGCAGCGCTGTGCGGTATGAGCCCGCGGTACCGCCGCTGGAGATCGGCGGCGACTTCTACGACGTGCTGCCCGTCGGTGAGAACCGCATCGGCATCATCGTCGGCGACTGCGTGGGCAGCGGCCTACCCGCTGCCGCGGTGATGGGCCAGTTGCGGGCATCGACGCGCGCACTACTGCTCACGGGCGCCGAACCCGCCCGGCTTCTGGAACAGCTCGACGCCGTCGCCGAGTTCATTCCAGATGCGTTCTGCGCCACGGTATTCGTCGCGATCGCGGATATGGACGCCCAGACCCTGCAGTACAGCAACGCCGGGCATGTGCCGCCGGTCTTCGCGGCCGGTTCGGCGCCCCCGGAGCTGCTGACCGGCGGCCACTCGGTGCCGCTGGCGGTACAGCGCAACGAACCCCGGCCGCAGGCCTCACGTGCGTTGACTGCGGGCTCCACACTGCTGTTGTACACCGACGGTCTAGTCGAGCGGCGCGACCGATCTATCGACGAACAGATCGATCGAGTCGCCGAAGTGGTGTCCGAAACCGTCGATCTACCAGTGGAATCCGTGGCCGACGAGATCCTGCGCAGACTCGCCCCGGAGGGGGGATACGACGACGACGTCGCGATCGTGGTCTATCGATGCCCCCCGTCGCCCTTGCTCATCGACGACGACGCGGACCCGCGACGGTTGAGCGACATCCGGCACCGACTGGCCGCCTGGCTGGGCGCCAACGACATTGGAGAACCGCTCGTCGACGACATCGTGCTGGTCGTCAACGAGGCCTGCTCGAACTGCGTCGAACACGCCTACCGTGGCCGGGACCCTGGCCGCATGCGCATCGAGGCGCAAATCCGTGACGGGAGCGTAGAAATCCGCGTCGTCGACTCCGGCTCGTGGAAGACACCGCCCGACGATCCCGGCACCCGCGGCCGGGGCCTGCTGCTCATGCGCACCGTCAGCGATCTGGTCGACGTCAGCGGCGGTGACGACGGCACATCCGTGGAGATGTCGTTCCAGCTGTCCAACGTGGACAGGCTGGCTAGCGCTCCCGCTTCGCAATAG
- a CDS encoding anti-sigma regulatory factor has protein sequence MPTDFVVDINNPDDIVTARQAGHELARQLGFSLTDVTMIATAISEIARNITSYAGRGEVRVGVQLRDGRQALVVRAEDDGPGIADVDRALDDGYSTGRGLGLGLPGARRLMDRLQIESELGNGTVIEMWKWIPDSV, from the coding sequence GTGCCGACTGACTTCGTGGTCGATATCAACAACCCCGACGACATCGTCACCGCGCGCCAAGCTGGGCACGAACTCGCCCGCCAGCTCGGCTTCTCGTTGACCGACGTCACCATGATCGCCACGGCGATCTCTGAAATCGCCCGCAACATAACCAGTTACGCCGGCCGGGGCGAGGTCCGAGTCGGTGTTCAACTCCGCGACGGCAGACAGGCGTTGGTGGTGCGGGCCGAAGACGACGGTCCGGGCATCGCCGACGTGGACCGCGCGCTTGACGACGGCTATTCCACAGGACGCGGACTCGGGCTCGGCCTGCCCGGCGCGCGCAGGCTGATGGACCGCCTGCAGATCGAGTCGGAGTTGGGCAACGGCACCGTCATCGAAATGTGGAAATGGATACCCGACAGTGTTTAG
- a CDS encoding MFS transporter, which translates to MSRDVRKAVTGASIGNAVEWFDFAIYGFLATFIAANFFPAGDETAALLKTFAIFAAAFFMRPLGGFVFGPLGDRIGRQRVLAVVILLMSGATVAIGLLPTYASIGVAAPLLLFGLRCLQGFSAGGEYGGGAVYLAEFASEKRRGLTVTFMAWSGVVGFLIGSVTVTLLSALLPAEAMNTYGWRIPFLMALPLGVIGLYIRLRLDDTPQFAELSKTEQVASSPLREALTTSWRPILQVIGLFIVFNVGYYVVFTFLQSYLIVTLKFSKTEAFTSMTLATFVALVLILPLAALSDRIGRKPMLIAGSVAFVVLSYPLFLLLNSGSLAAAITAHCVLAAIESIYVSTAVSAGVELFATTVRYSGFSIGYNICVAGFGGTTPYVVTWLTAQSGNTAPAVYLIIAAVISLGTVLTLRETAGRPLPQTSAVTVSA; encoded by the coding sequence GTGCGCAAGGCAGTCACTGGCGCATCGATCGGCAACGCCGTCGAGTGGTTTGACTTCGCCATCTACGGATTCCTGGCGACCTTCATCGCCGCGAACTTCTTTCCGGCGGGCGACGAAACGGCGGCGCTGCTCAAGACGTTCGCGATCTTCGCCGCCGCGTTCTTCATGCGGCCGCTCGGCGGATTCGTGTTCGGCCCGCTGGGTGACCGAATCGGACGACAGCGCGTGCTCGCGGTGGTGATCCTGCTGATGTCCGGCGCAACGGTCGCCATCGGTCTGCTCCCGACATATGCCTCGATCGGCGTCGCCGCCCCCCTACTGCTGTTTGGACTGCGCTGTCTTCAGGGTTTCTCGGCCGGCGGCGAGTACGGCGGCGGGGCGGTCTACCTCGCGGAGTTCGCCTCCGAGAAACGCCGCGGCCTGACCGTCACGTTCATGGCGTGGTCGGGCGTGGTCGGGTTCCTGATCGGATCCGTGACGGTGACGCTGCTGTCTGCGCTGCTGCCCGCCGAGGCGATGAACACCTACGGCTGGCGGATCCCGTTCCTGATGGCCCTGCCGCTGGGCGTGATCGGCCTCTACATCCGGCTGCGCCTCGACGACACCCCGCAGTTCGCCGAACTCAGCAAGACCGAACAGGTGGCGTCCTCTCCGCTGCGTGAAGCCCTGACCACGTCCTGGCGGCCGATCTTGCAGGTGATCGGCCTGTTCATCGTGTTCAACGTCGGCTACTACGTCGTGTTCACGTTCCTGCAGTCCTATTTGATCGTGACGCTGAAGTTCTCCAAGACCGAGGCGTTCACGTCCATGACGCTGGCGACATTCGTGGCGCTCGTGCTCATCCTTCCGTTGGCCGCGCTGTCCGATCGGATCGGGCGCAAGCCGATGTTGATCGCCGGGTCGGTGGCCTTCGTGGTCCTTTCCTATCCGTTGTTCCTGCTGCTGAACTCCGGGTCGCTAGCCGCGGCGATCACGGCCCACTGCGTGCTCGCGGCCATCGAGTCCATCTATGTGTCGACCGCCGTATCGGCCGGCGTCGAGCTGTTCGCCACGACCGTGCGCTACAGCGGCTTCTCCATCGGCTACAACATCTGCGTCGCCGGGTTCGGCGGCACGACGCCGTATGTCGTCACCTGGCTCACGGCGCAGTCCGGCAACACGGCGCCCGCGGTGTACCTGATCATCGCCGCCGTCATCTCGCTTGGCACGGTCCTGACGCTGAGAGAGACGGCGGGCAGACCGCTCCCGCAGACGAGCGCGGTTACTGTGAGTGCATGA
- a CDS encoding SpoIIE family protein phosphatase has translation MFRHGRFGPIEWAAVRRPRPGEAVCGDHPVALDIGEDAALFGVIDGLGHGEAAAAAAQRAAEIVDVRRAEPLDVVIQRCHQALTETRGVAMTLARVDFETDALSWIGVGNVAADLVAKHPVGVEVRSSALLVGGIVGYRMPQTLSASQVSMSPGDLLVMSSDGIAEHHLESIDFAAHATTIAEQLVGLYGRETDDALVLAARHRGIS, from the coding sequence GTGTTTAGGCATGGCAGGTTCGGGCCGATCGAGTGGGCCGCGGTGCGACGCCCACGACCTGGGGAAGCGGTCTGTGGCGATCATCCTGTCGCGCTCGACATCGGCGAGGACGCCGCGCTTTTCGGCGTGATCGACGGGCTCGGCCACGGAGAGGCTGCGGCCGCGGCTGCGCAACGGGCGGCAGAGATCGTGGACGTGCGTCGCGCCGAGCCGCTGGATGTGGTGATACAGCGCTGTCATCAGGCGCTGACCGAAACCCGCGGTGTTGCAATGACTCTGGCCAGGGTGGATTTCGAAACCGACGCGTTGAGCTGGATCGGCGTCGGCAACGTCGCGGCCGACCTGGTTGCCAAGCATCCGGTCGGCGTCGAAGTACGTTCGTCGGCGCTGCTGGTCGGCGGCATCGTCGGCTACCGAATGCCACAGACCCTTTCGGCCAGTCAGGTGTCGATGTCGCCCGGTGACCTTCTGGTCATGTCGAGCGACGGCATCGCCGAACATCACCTCGAAAGCATCGATTTCGCCGCGCACGCGACGACGATCGCCGAACAGCTCGTGGGTCTATACGGCAGGGAAACCGACGATGCGCTGGTGCTGGCGGCACGACACCGAGGCATCTCATGA